From Diceros bicornis minor isolate mBicDic1 chromosome 8, mDicBic1.mat.cur, whole genome shotgun sequence, a single genomic window includes:
- the LOC131409256 gene encoding alpha-S2-casein-like, with product MKFFIFTCLLAVALAKHNMERLSPSEKFKQQKNVVIPPNKESICSTFCEETTRNINEMESVAASTEQVPLFSKQKERKVAEEKHHLKQLNKINQIYQKWNFLPHLQALRQPQIFVNPWDQVKTSAFPFIPIVNREQLFTSEEIPKKTVDMEWSEVVAEKNELNEEQKNYLKLLYYQKFTLPQYLKIVRQQTTMNPWSHIKTNAYQVIPFLV from the exons ATGAAGTTCTTCATTTTTACCTGCCTTTTGGCTGTTGCTCTTGCAAAGCAT aaTATGGAGCGCCTCTCACCCAGTGAG aaatttaaGCAGCAAAAGAATGTGGTCATTCCTCCCAATAAG gagagtATTTGTTCCACATTCTGTGAG GAAACCACAAGAAACATAAATGAAATG GAATCTGTTGCAGCTTCCACAGAG CAAGTGCCTTTGttttctaaacagaaagaaagaaaggtagcAGAAGAAAAGCACCACCTAAAACAACTG AACAAAATCAACCAAATTTATCAGAAGTGGAACTTCCTCCCACATCTTCAGGCTCTTCGTCAACCCCAAATTTTTGTGAACCCGTGGGATCAGGTTAAGACAAGTGCCTTCCCCTTTATTCCCATTGTG AACAGAGAACAGCTCTTCACCAGTGAG gaaaTCCCAAAGAAGACTGTTGATATG GAATGGTCTGAAGTAGTCGCTGAG AAAAATGAGCTGAATGAAGAACAAAAGAATTACTTAAAACTTCTG taTTATCAGAAGTTCACCTTGCCCCAATATCTCAAGATTGTTCGTCAACAGACAACTATGAATCCGTGGAGTCACATTAAGAC